Proteins co-encoded in one Megalops cyprinoides isolate fMegCyp1 chromosome 1, fMegCyp1.pri, whole genome shotgun sequence genomic window:
- the LOC118793456 gene encoding tubulin beta-4B chain-like has product MREIVHLQAGQCGNQIGAKFWEVISDEHGIDPTGTYHGDSDLQLDRISVYYNEATGGKFVPRAILVDLEPGTMDSVRSGPFGQIFRPDNFVFGQSGAGNNWAKGHYTEGAELVDSVLDVVRKEAESCDCLQGFQLTHSLGGGTGSGMGTLLISKIREEYPDRIMNTFSVVPSPKVSDTVVEPYNATLSVHQLVENTDETYCIDNEALYDICFRTLKLTTPTYGDLNHLVSATMSGVTTCLRFPGQLNADLRKLAVNMVPFPRLHFFMPGFAPLTSRGSQQYRALSVPELTQQMFDAKNMMAACDPRHGRYLTVAAVFRGRMSMKEVDEQMLNVQNKNSSYFVEWIPNNVKTAVCDIPPRGLKMAATFIGNSTAIQELFKRISEQFTAMFRRKAFLHWYTGEGMDEMEFTEAESNMNDLVSEYQQYQDATAEEGEFEEEGEEEVA; this is encoded by the exons ttctggGAGGTAATCAGTGATGAGCATGGCATTGACCCCACAGGGACGTACCATGGTGACAGTGATCTGCAGCTAGACAGGATTAGTGTGTATTACAATGAGGCCACTG gTGGTAAGTTTGTCCCCCGTGCCATCCTGGTGGACCTTGAGCCTGGTACCATGGATTCAGTCCGCTCTGGACCCTTCGGACAGATCTTCAGACCCGATAACTTTGTATTTG GGCAGAGCGGTGCCGGGAACAACTGGGCGAAGGGCCACTACACGGAGGGGGCGGAGCTTGTGGACTCGGTGCTGGACGTGGTGAGGAAGGAGGCTGAGAGCTGTGACTGCCTGCAGGGCTTCCAGCTGACCCACTCCCTGGGCGGGGGAACGGGCTCGGGCATGGGCACCCTGCTCATCAGCAAGATCCGGGAGGAGTACCCCGACCGCATCATGAACACCTTCAGCGTGGTGCCCTCCCCGAAGGTGTCGGACACGGTGGTGGAGCCCTACAACGCCACGCTGTCCGTGCACCAGCTGGTGGAGAACACGGACGAGACCTACTGCATCGACAACGAGGCGCTTTACGACATCTGCTTCCGCACGCTCAAGCTGACCACGCCCACCTACGGCGACCTCAACCACCTGGTGTCCGCCACCATGAGCGGGGTGACCACTTGCCTGCGCTTCCCTGGCCAGCTCAACGCCGACCTGCGCAAACTGGCCGTGAACATGGTGCCCTTCCCCCGCCTGCACTTCTTCATGCCGGGCTTTGCCCCcctcaccagcagggggagccagcAGTACCGTGCGCTCTCCGTGCCTGAGCTCACCCAGCAGATGTTCGACGCCAAGAACATGATGGCCGCCTGCGACCCGCGCCACGGCCGCTACCTGACGGTGGCCGCAGTATTCCGCGGGCGCATGTCCATGAAGGAGGTGGACGAGCAGATGCTGAATGTCCAGAACAAGAACAGCAGCTATTTCGTGGAGTGGATCCCCAACAACGTCAAGACCGCCGTCTGCGACATCCCGCCCCGCGGCCTCAAGATGGCCGCCACCTTCATCGGCAACAGCACCGCCATCCAGGAGCTGTTCAAGCGCATCTCCGAGCAGTTCACCGCCATGTTCCGCCGCAAGGCCTTCCTCCACTGGTACACCGGAGAGGGCATGGATGAGATGGAGTTCACCGAGGCCGAGAGCAACATGAATGACCTGGTGTCTGAGTACCAGCAGTACCAGGACGCCACTGCCGAGGAGGGCGAATTCGAGGAGGAGGGCGAAGAGGAAGTTGCCTAA
- the si:dkey-76b14.2 gene encoding DENN domain-containing protein 1B, whose protein sequence is MGSRLKQNPEGTFYWFFEASCPIARDKDPGVLFQFPEDFSDEESLQTLPRFCFPYDIERVREIVAVQHFTFVLTDMEGCQRFGFCRLTSSSRTCLCILSYLPWFEVFYKLLNNLADYLTKGQTNEMRELLSILYKHPVPLANSSVTLQLGEQLQIRTGEEELPHGRSPLPPGTGKSGIPYFIAPDPRSLPSIPESRNLTELVVAVDVSNLLQLYASMLFERRILISSSKLSTLTACVHACSAILYPMYWQHIFIPVLPPHLLDYCCAPMPYLIGVHSSLIETVRSRALEDVVILNVDTNTMESPFEDLKRIPSDVMSLLKVRLKKLAAVPGSGVARAFLKAQALLFGGYRDALLCTDGGPVTFCEESFLNHKSNSMRQFLESAVHLQFFKQFIDGRLEALNSGREPMDLFEEEILQCGESAGGTKSYQQLVGNLKKGGGALIHTVKSKAGMCKSAKAHAKSSLRNFLSPKEDGEPSLLYRGGSLRSDPPGTHAHRRAQSDCLQSRLPITQHFGRSRPRRPARRYAGRPQEETQPHTSNNWTPDWEDGAVDAGQSSGDSGQQEDSVDDFLPDAEELDLLGEIFDTLSSRSSHERGLLYGTRSLDLFGADSTDYISRRDMTAPSQESLNNSVGMSGSLLSWGQEEGPDEPEEGPEGQGEESAELGAGSEGPEEGPGRAGEGPQGREEQIEEEELAGQGQEKDRCQHDKAKECHQEAGVKVMDQEQQEETAKEEPEDEQDNQRDSQRQEESPGKHSQPLHPEVLTLNTEAETAPASSSFIAQDDQASGGRERETVGEEPQLKGEECGNTPNINPITPSPASCLSGPNPEAEGGEGGNRSPMPRVQSALALFQAREGKASAIPGQAWTAPALKKPGGVCKGGNIGQKKIPQGSIPQTADNSPDSRPTLTDSPPRVRDPAKPVGTPDAEALPVGVHTDPGTPTEEGNLPAVKVSELKKRFEA, encoded by the exons ATGGGCTCCAGGTTAAA ACAAAATCCAGAGGGAACTTTTTATTGGTTCTTCGAGGCCTCCTGCCCTATAGCAAGAGACAAAG ACCCGGGAGTCTTATTCCAGTTTCCGGAAGACTTCAGTGATGAG GAATCCCTCCAGACCCTCCCACGGTTCTGCTTCCCCTATGACATAGAGAG GGTGAGGGAGATTGTGGCAGTTCAGCACTTCACCTTCGTTCTCACTGACATGGAGGGATGCCAGCGCTTTGGATTCTGCCGCCTGACATCCAGCTCCAGGACCTGTCTTTGCATCCTCAG TTACCTGCCCTGGTTTGAGGTGTTCTACAAACTCCTGAACAACCTGGCAGACTATCTGACCAAAGGACAG ACCAATGAGATGCGAGAGCTGCTGTCCATCCTCTACAAACACCCGGTGCCATTGGCCAACAGCTCTGTCACTCTGCAGCTG GGAGAGCAGCTGCAGATCAGAAcaggggaggaggagctgcCTCATGGCCGCTCCCCCCTCCCGCCAGGCACGGGGAAATCAGGG ATTCCTTACTTCATCGCGCCTGACCCCAGGAGTCTGCCATCCATCCCTGAGAGT AGGAACCTGACGGAGCTGGTGGTTGCCGTTGACGTCAGTAACCTGCTCCAGCTCTACGCAAGCATGCTGTTCGAGAGGCGGATCCTCATCAGCTCCAGCAAGCTGAGCACG CTGACAGCCTGCGTCCATGCCTGTAGTGCCATTCTCTACCCCATGTACTGGCAACACATCTTCATCCCCGTGCTGCCTCCTCATCTACTAGACTACTGCTG TGCTCCTATGCCCTACCTCATTGGGGTCCATTCCAGTCTTATAGAG ACAGTGAGGAGCAGAGCTTTGGAGGATgtggtcattttaaatgtggacACAAACACCATGGAGTCTCCGTTTGAGGACCTGAAAAGGATTCCTTCAGATGTG ATGTCCCTGCTGAAGGTGCGGTTGAAGAAGCTGGCCGCAGTCCCAGGCTCGGGTGTGGCCCGGGCCTTCCTGAAGGCCCAGGCGCTGCTTTTCGGGGGGTACAGGGATGCACTGCTGTGCACG GATGGGGGACCAGTCACATTCTGCGAAGAATCTTTTCTGAACCATAAGTCCAACAGCATGAGACAGTTCCTGGAGAGTGCAGTCCACCTGCAGTTCTTCAAGCAG TTTATTGATGGCCGTCTGGAGGCGCTGAACAGTGGGAGGGAACCTATGGATCTGTTTGAGGAGGAAATTCTTCAGTGTGGGGAGTCTGCAG GAGGCACAAAATCCTACCAGCAGCTGGTGGGGAACTTGAAG AAAGGGGGCGGGGCTCTGATTCACACAGTCAAGTCCAAGGCCGGCATGTGCAAGTCT GCCAAAGCTCACGCCAAGTCCAGCTTGAGGAATTTTCTCTCCCCTAAA GAGGATGGAGAGCCTTCCTTGCTGTACAGAGGAGGCTCTCTGCGATCAGACCCCCCAGGGACACATGCACACCGCAGGGCCCAGTCTGACTGCCTGCAGAGCCGTctgccaatcacacagcacTTTGGCAGG TCTCGGCCCCGTCGCCCAGCCCGCAGGTACGCCGGCCGCCCGCAGGAGGAGACCCAGCCGCACACAAGCAACAACTGGACACCTGACTGGGAGGACGg ggCCGTGGATGCGGGACAGAGCAGTGGCGACAGTGGGCAGCAGGAGGACTCTGTGGATGATTTCCTGCCGGACGCGGAGGAGCTGGACCTCCTCGGGGAGATCTTTGACACACTCAGCTCCCGGAGCTCCCATGAGCGCGGCCTGCTGTACGGCACCCGCAGCCTGGACCTGTTCGGCGCTGACTCCACCGACTACATCTCTCGG aggGACATGACTGCCCCGAGCCAGGAGAGCCTGAACAACTCTGTTGGCATGAGTGGGAGCCTCCTAAGctgggggcaggaggaggggccAGATGAACCAGAGGAGGGGCCTgagggacagggggaggagTCTGCAGAGCTGGGGGCGGGGTCAGAAGGACCAGAGGAGGGGCCAGGGAGAGCGGGGGAGGGGCCTCAAGGGCGGGAGGAGCAGATAGAAGAGGAAGAGCTGGCAGGACAGGGCCAGGAAAAAGACAGGTGTCAGCATGACAAAGCAAAGGAGTGTCATCAGGAGGCGGGAGTAAAGGTGATGGATCAAGAGCAACAGGAGGAGACAGCTAAAGAGGAGCCGGAAGATGAGCAGGACAATCAAAGGGACAGCCAGCGTCAGGAGGAGAGCCCTGGCAAACACAGCCAACCGCTCCACCCAGAAGTCCTGACCCTGAacacagaagcagagacagcccctgcctcctcctcctttatTGCCCAAGATGATCAGGCTTctgggggcagggagagagagacggtgggGGAGGAGCCCCAGCTGAAGGGAGAGGAGTGCGGGAACACGCCCAATATCAACCCCATCACACCCTCCCCAGCCAGCTGCCTCTCAGGGCCAAACCCTGAGGcggagggaggagaagggggcaACAGATCCCCAATGCCTAGGGTGCAGTCTGCCCTGGCTCTCTTTCAGGCGAGGGAGGGGAAGGCCTCGGCCATCCCGGGACAGGCCTGGACTGCACCCGCACTGAAGAAGCCTGGCGGGGTCTGCAAAGGCGGCAACATTGGCCAAAAGAAAATCCCACAGGGCAGCATCCCCCAGACAGCAGACAACTCTCCTGACAGCAGACCCACCCTCACTGACAGCCCCCCCAGGGTAAGGGACCCGGCCAAACCTGTCGGGACACCAGATGCGGAAGCTCTCCCTGTTGGGGTGCACACAGACCCTGGCACCCCAACTGAAGAGGGCAACCTGCCCGCTGTGAAGGTGTCTGAGCTGAAGAAAAGATTTGAGGCTTGA